One Molothrus aeneus isolate 106 chromosome 6, BPBGC_Maene_1.0, whole genome shotgun sequence genomic window carries:
- the IFITM10 gene encoding interferon-induced transmembrane protein 10 isoform X1, with amino-acid sequence MGAPLPALPSSLNSSAEEAEPEAVLSRICSDSPHPSLAERGDAAAATTERTQDPPLGPPCPFEGVAWTPRPPQGPPQGCFACIAKPPALRQASPVLSPSSAVYLMESKSCKGDSLRPAVPCKHSVEKKTMTNPTTVIEIYPDTTEVNDYYLWSIFNFVYLNFCCLGFIALAYSLKVRDKKLLNDLNGAVEDAKTARLFNITSSALATFCIILIFIFLRYPLTDY; translated from the exons ATGGGTGCCCCCCTCCCcgccctcccctcctccctcaaCTCCAGCGCCGAGGAAGCCGAGCCGGAGGCAGTGCTGAGCCGGATATGCAGCGACTCCCCGCATCCCTCCTT GGCAGAGCGCGGTGACGCCGCGGCAGCCACCACGGAGAGGACACAGGACCCCCCCCTGGGCCCGCCATGCCCCTTTGAGGGGGTGGCCTGGACCCCGAGACCCCCGCAGGGCCCCCCGCAGGGCTGCTTCGCCTGCATCGCCAAGCCCCCAGCTCTCCGGCAAGCTTCGCCCGTCCTGTCTCCTTCTTCTGCCGTTTATCTCATGGAGAGCAAGAGCTGCAAAGGGGACAGCCTGCGGCCAGCGGTCCCGTGCAAGCACTCGGTGGAGAAGAAGACGATGACCAACCCCACCACTGTCATTGAAATCTACCCCGACACCACCGAGGTGAACGACTACTATCTCTGGTCCATCTTCAACTTTGTATACCTCAACTTCTGCTGCCTTGGCTTCATCGCCTTGGCCTATTCATTGAAA GTCCGGGATAAGAAACTCCTCAATGACTTAAATGGAGCAGTTGAAGATGCCAAGACAGCCCGGCTTTTTAACATCACCAGCTCAGCCCTTGCCACCTTCTGTATCATCCTTATCTTCATCTTCCTGCGATACCCTCTCACTGACTACTGA
- the IFITM10 gene encoding interferon-induced transmembrane protein 10 isoform X2 — MDGRTGSQRAERGDAAAATTERTQDPPLGPPCPFEGVAWTPRPPQGPPQGCFACIAKPPALRQASPVLSPSSAVYLMESKSCKGDSLRPAVPCKHSVEKKTMTNPTTVIEIYPDTTEVNDYYLWSIFNFVYLNFCCLGFIALAYSLKVRDKKLLNDLNGAVEDAKTARLFNITSSALATFCIILIFIFLRYPLTDY; from the exons atggacggacggacgggCAGCCAGAG GGCAGAGCGCGGTGACGCCGCGGCAGCCACCACGGAGAGGACACAGGACCCCCCCCTGGGCCCGCCATGCCCCTTTGAGGGGGTGGCCTGGACCCCGAGACCCCCGCAGGGCCCCCCGCAGGGCTGCTTCGCCTGCATCGCCAAGCCCCCAGCTCTCCGGCAAGCTTCGCCCGTCCTGTCTCCTTCTTCTGCCGTTTATCTCATGGAGAGCAAGAGCTGCAAAGGGGACAGCCTGCGGCCAGCGGTCCCGTGCAAGCACTCGGTGGAGAAGAAGACGATGACCAACCCCACCACTGTCATTGAAATCTACCCCGACACCACCGAGGTGAACGACTACTATCTCTGGTCCATCTTCAACTTTGTATACCTCAACTTCTGCTGCCTTGGCTTCATCGCCTTGGCCTATTCATTGAAA GTCCGGGATAAGAAACTCCTCAATGACTTAAATGGAGCAGTTGAAGATGCCAAGACAGCCCGGCTTTTTAACATCACCAGCTCAGCCCTTGCCACCTTCTGTATCATCCTTATCTTCATCTTCCTGCGATACCCTCTCACTGACTACTGA